One Thunnus albacares chromosome 12, fThuAlb1.1, whole genome shotgun sequence genomic region harbors:
- the LOC122993095 gene encoding ATP-sensitive inward rectifier potassium channel 10-like, which translates to MTSATPPSSRSSSPQKVCHSQTQTDVLKPLLGGGISGGGGTLRKRRRVLSKDGRSNVRIEHVSGRSALYMRDLWTTFLDMQWRYKFFLFIATFAGTWFLFGVLWYLVALVHGDLLEFDPPSNHTPCVMQMQTLTGAFLFSLESQTTIGYGFRCITEECPAAIILLIIQLVLTMLMEIFITGTFLAKVARPKKRGETVKFSQHAVVSTHEGRPCLMIRVANMRKSLLLGCQVTGKLLQTSLTKEGETVRLDQRNVPFQVDTSSDSPFLILPLTFYHVIDDSSPLRAWAAKGGGWTDPELADFELLVIMSATVEPTSATCQVRTSYLPDEILWGYEFPPVVSLSTSGKYVADFAFFDKVAKTKTTPIFKPASPQHGYQSNGGGTLPEVSDPEKIRLEQSYRERGEDRGRVRDTPLSVRISNV; encoded by the exons ATGACATCTGCCACACCTCCTTCCTCTCGTAGCTCCTCGCCTCAGAAAGTTTGCCActctcagacacaaacagacgTTTTGAAACCCTTATTGGGTGGTGGCATTTCTGGTGGGGGTGGaacactgaggaagaggagacgcGTCCTGTCcaaagatggacgtagcaatGTGCGCATCGAGCATGTCAGCGGGCGGAGTGCTCTGTACATGCGTGACCTCTGGACAACATTTCTGGACATGCAGTGGCGCTACAAGTTCTTCCTTTTCATCGCCACGTTTGCGGGGACCTGGTTCCTGTTTGGGGTGCTGTGGTACCTTGTGGCATTGGTGCATGGAGATCTGCTAG AGTTTGACCCTCCATCCAATCACACACCCTGTGTGATGCAGATGCAGACCCTGACAGGGGCCTTCCTCTTCTCCCTGGAGTCCCAGACAACCATTGGCTATGGTTTCCGCTGCATCACTGAGGAATGTCCAGCTgccatcatcctcctcatcatccagctggttctCACCATGCTGATGGAGATCTTCATCACTGGTACCTTCCTGGCCAAG GTTGCTCGGCCAAAGAAGCGAGGAGAGACTGTGAAGTTTAGCCAGCATGCTGTGGTGTCGACCCACGAAGGCCGACCCTGCCTGATGATCAGGGTAGCCAACATGCGCAAGAGTCTCCTGTTGGGGTGTCAG GTGACTGGAAAACTGCTTCAGACATCTCTGACCAAGGAAGGTGAGACAGTTCGTCTGGACCAGAGGAACGTCCCCTTTCAAGTGGATACATCCAGCGACAGCCCCTTCCTCATTCTGCCCCTCACCTTCTACCACGTCATTGATGACAGCAGCCCCCTGCGAGCCTGGGCAGCCAAGG GTGGTGGCTGGACAGATCCAGAGCTGGCTGACTTTGAGCTGCTGGTGATCATGAGCGCTACAGTGGAGCCGACCTCCGCCACCTGCCAGGTTCGTACCTCCTACTTGCCAGATGAGATCCTCTGGGGCTATGAGTTCCCCCCTGTGGTCTCCCTCTCCACGTCAGGTAAATACGTAGCGGACTTCGCCTTCTTCGACAAAGTGGCCAAGACCAAGACCACGCCCATCTTCAAACCAGCCAGCCCCCAGCATGGATACCAGAGCAATGGGGGCGGGACTTTGCCCGAGGTGTCTGATCCAGAGAAGATTCGTCTGGAGCAGAGCTatagggagagaggggaggaccGTGGGCGTGTCAGGGACACTCCCCTCAGTGTTCGCATCAGCAATGTGTAA